The proteins below come from a single Phenylobacterium sp. LH3H17 genomic window:
- the mobQ gene encoding MobQ family relaxase produces the protein MASFLCQVQTIQRSSGRSVVAAAAYRSGDRLVDERLAMEFDFAAKDGIEHAEILAPTGAPTAFRDREVLWNAAEAQESRKDAVPARELLLALPHELNFEQRRDLVRAFVSEHLVGQGMIADVAMHRPGKEGDQRNFHAHVLVTTRSVGPAGFGRKPPEWWSPQAVRRWRAAWAETQNQHLRRHLGPDAPQVSHLSLAERGLDREPGVHLGPTASALERKNIASERGEQNRDTAAHNRKRAELRRDFQETADRLVEAVPLISVPVAKLVKEAEQMRVRMVAERDGWAAERAGLGGPKIETAGQIERAMTAEAARERALAKARLARVEGRVAGVRSKRLNLVQWVRNPARMIWAKHAELNAIARARSALRRADLQLEVRASWARSPQGQAYVAARREPQLETAADVARRKRTLERKVKRADKRIAGATRTFNDLRVAQALGQGELRVPAKVPDETRFIRDIGGPAREAVMRFPAPARQQAVERLNRGLGRVIGRGFIPGS, from the coding sequence ATGGCGTCGTTCCTTTGCCAGGTGCAGACAATCCAGCGTTCGTCGGGCCGCTCGGTTGTGGCCGCCGCGGCTTACCGGTCAGGCGACCGGCTGGTGGATGAGCGCCTGGCGATGGAGTTCGACTTCGCCGCCAAGGATGGCATCGAGCACGCGGAAATCCTGGCGCCGACCGGTGCGCCCACAGCCTTCCGGGACCGCGAGGTGTTGTGGAATGCGGCCGAGGCGCAGGAGTCGCGGAAGGACGCTGTGCCGGCCCGCGAGCTGCTCCTGGCCCTGCCGCACGAACTCAACTTCGAGCAGCGTCGCGACCTCGTCCGGGCCTTCGTTTCAGAGCATCTGGTGGGGCAGGGGATGATCGCCGATGTGGCGATGCATCGGCCTGGCAAAGAGGGCGATCAGCGCAATTTCCACGCCCATGTGCTGGTCACGACGCGCTCTGTCGGACCCGCGGGATTCGGGCGAAAGCCGCCGGAATGGTGGAGCCCGCAGGCGGTGCGTAGGTGGCGCGCGGCGTGGGCCGAAACGCAGAACCAGCACCTGCGCCGACACCTTGGCCCAGACGCCCCGCAGGTCTCGCATCTGTCCCTCGCCGAGCGGGGCCTGGATCGCGAGCCTGGTGTCCACCTTGGACCCACGGCTTCGGCCTTGGAGCGCAAGAACATCGCCTCTGAACGGGGCGAGCAGAACCGCGACACGGCCGCGCATAACCGCAAGCGGGCAGAGCTTCGGCGGGACTTTCAGGAGACCGCCGATCGGCTTGTTGAAGCCGTGCCCCTGATCTCGGTGCCGGTCGCCAAACTGGTCAAGGAGGCCGAGCAGATGCGGGTGCGCATGGTCGCCGAGCGCGATGGCTGGGCGGCTGAGCGGGCGGGCTTGGGCGGGCCGAAGATCGAGACCGCCGGCCAGATCGAACGGGCGATGACGGCGGAGGCGGCGCGTGAGCGCGCGCTCGCCAAGGCACGGCTCGCCCGTGTTGAAGGGCGCGTCGCCGGGGTGCGGTCCAAGCGGCTGAACCTGGTCCAATGGGTGCGCAATCCGGCCCGGATGATCTGGGCGAAGCACGCCGAACTGAACGCCATTGCACGGGCGCGCTCGGCGCTCCGGCGGGCTGACCTCCAGCTTGAGGTTCGTGCGTCCTGGGCACGTTCGCCGCAGGGCCAGGCCTATGTGGCAGCGCGCCGGGAACCGCAGCTCGAGACCGCCGCCGATGTCGCTCGTCGCAAGCGGACCCTGGAGCGGAAAGTCAAACGCGCGGACAAGCGGATCGCGGGCGCCACGCGGACCTTCAACGACCTGCGGGTCGCCCAGGCGCTGGGGCAGGGCGAGCTTCGTGTGCCGGCCAAGGTCCCCGACGAAACCCGTTTCATCCGCGACATCGGCGGGCCTGCGCGGGAGGCGGTGATGCGCTTCCCAGCGCCGGCGCGCCAACAGGCCGTCGAACGGCTCAACCGAGGACTGGGGCGCGTCATCGGACGTGGCTTCATTCCGGGCTCTTAG
- a CDS encoding type IV secretory system conjugative DNA transfer family protein has translation MNASTRASIILPLAALSILLGLTLATQMVAQTYGYPREFGAGAFDIGTVRVYAPWSFVGWYMRFQPSYPKPFDLAGLAALAVAMTPVMLAALLTRRSQREPKAFGRDAWADVDDVRRAKLFGPGGQTSGQISGRVLGRFNGRYLTYGGIEHAIIVGASRSGKGAGHVVPTLIAWPHSAFIYDRKGELWHITADHRKTFSHVFYFSPTDPNTVRWNPLFEVRKGPMEIADIQNVVGILVDPLGRKAGDLNFWDQSATDFFTAIILHVLYSEPDDRKNLAQVRRLLINIEPTLHAMMNTQHRWRPDYHAADGLARDAEGAPIAEIHPEVLLGATALSTMDERVKSNVLATCRASLSLWADPLVEYATSWSDFSIGDLVCSEAPVSFYIITPQAHADRLAFLVRVFTRQTINSLMEHEHFDSRRRRKLHRLLLLLDEFPKLGSLPFLENAMGEMAGYGITAHLICQSFNDVFSKYGDKTPLFDNMHITACFATSEPTSIDKVTRRAGKALEMRESYSDPRSLFGRANRSTSQSEQQRYILSEEDVRGLDDRKQFLFVNNTKPILADKIRYYEEPFFKARTGDYFNGAPAAYEQRPEAADLPGRASIDWKGVRAVVAAPEGFAGVSPPRARSGAGSGPAGAPEGHLTEDYLAPQPIAALRPGDDDGSL, from the coding sequence ATGAACGCCTCAACGCGCGCCTCGATCATCCTGCCGTTGGCGGCCCTGTCGATCCTTCTCGGCCTGACGCTGGCCACTCAGATGGTGGCGCAGACCTACGGTTATCCGCGCGAATTTGGGGCCGGCGCCTTCGACATCGGGACGGTGCGGGTCTATGCGCCCTGGTCCTTCGTCGGCTGGTACATGCGCTTCCAACCGAGCTATCCGAAGCCGTTCGATCTGGCGGGCCTGGCTGCCTTGGCCGTCGCGATGACGCCGGTGATGTTGGCGGCGCTGCTGACCCGCCGATCGCAGCGCGAGCCCAAGGCTTTTGGCCGGGACGCCTGGGCCGACGTCGATGACGTGCGGCGCGCCAAACTCTTTGGCCCGGGCGGACAAACCAGCGGTCAGATCAGCGGCCGGGTGCTCGGCCGTTTCAACGGCCGATACCTGACCTATGGCGGGATCGAGCACGCGATCATCGTGGGCGCCTCGCGGAGCGGGAAGGGGGCCGGGCATGTGGTCCCGACCCTGATCGCCTGGCCGCACAGCGCCTTCATCTATGATCGCAAGGGCGAGCTTTGGCACATCACCGCCGATCACCGGAAGACGTTCAGCCACGTCTTCTATTTCTCTCCGACCGACCCGAACACCGTTCGCTGGAATCCGCTCTTCGAGGTCCGCAAGGGGCCGATGGAGATCGCCGATATCCAGAATGTGGTCGGGATCCTGGTCGATCCGTTGGGCCGCAAGGCCGGCGATCTGAACTTCTGGGACCAGAGCGCGACGGACTTCTTCACCGCCATCATCCTGCACGTCCTCTACAGCGAGCCAGATGACCGTAAGAACCTGGCCCAGGTCCGGCGGCTGCTGATCAACATCGAACCGACCCTGCACGCGATGATGAACACTCAGCACCGCTGGCGGCCGGACTATCACGCGGCGGACGGGCTCGCGCGCGACGCCGAGGGTGCGCCGATCGCGGAGATCCACCCCGAGGTCCTGCTGGGGGCGACGGCGCTCTCGACCATGGACGAGCGGGTGAAATCGAATGTCCTGGCCACCTGCCGGGCGTCGCTGTCGCTGTGGGCGGATCCGTTGGTGGAGTACGCCACCAGCTGGTCGGACTTCTCCATCGGCGACCTGGTCTGTTCCGAGGCGCCGGTGTCCTTCTACATCATCACGCCGCAGGCCCATGCCGACCGCCTGGCGTTCCTGGTGCGGGTGTTCACGCGCCAGACCATCAACAGCCTGATGGAGCACGAGCATTTCGACAGCCGCCGCCGGCGCAAGTTGCACCGGCTCCTGCTGCTGCTCGACGAGTTCCCGAAGCTCGGCAGTCTTCCCTTCCTGGAAAACGCGATGGGCGAGATGGCCGGCTATGGGATCACCGCCCACCTGATCTGCCAGAGCTTCAACGACGTGTTCTCCAAGTACGGGGACAAGACGCCGCTGTTCGACAACATGCACATCACGGCGTGCTTCGCGACCTCGGAGCCCACCAGCATCGACAAGGTGACGCGGCGGGCGGGCAAGGCCCTGGAGATGCGCGAGAGCTACAGCGATCCGCGCAGCCTTTTCGGGCGCGCGAACCGTTCGACCTCCCAGTCTGAGCAGCAGCGCTACATCCTCTCCGAGGAGGACGTGCGCGGCCTGGACGACAGGAAGCAGTTCCTGTTCGTCAACAACACCAAGCCGATCCTGGCCGACAAGATTCGCTACTACGAGGAGCCGTTCTTCAAGGCGCGGACGGGGGACTACTTCAACGGCGCGCCCGCGGCCTATGAGCAGCGCCCAGAGGCCGCCGACCTGCCTGGGCGGGCCTCGATCGACTGGAAGGGTGTGCGGGCCGTGGTGGCGGCTCCTGAGGGCTTTGCGGGTGTCTCGCCGCCCCGAGCGCGCTCGGGAGCCGGGAGCGGCCCTGCAGGCGCGCCTGAGGGGCATCTGACCGAGGACTACCTGGCGCCGCAGCCGATCGCGGCCCTGCGGCCCGGCGATGACGACGGGAGCCTGTAG
- the trbB gene encoding P-type conjugative transfer ATPase TrbB, which yields MSQHHPVVTDRKVAALRQAMGPVIAGALAERLVVEVMVNPDGKIWVDRIGEGRSWTGEHLAAADADRILRLLADHAGEVVTRDHPRVSATLPLTGERFQGAFMPVVSSPAFAIRKRPEVVFTLDEYVAGGMMTEGQAAIIRAAAVARQNMLIVGGTGSGKTTLANAILAEPAFAEDRVVLIEDTAELQCSAADQIQMLTKRTEPQVTMTDLVRDTLRLRPDRIIIGEVRDGSALDLLKAWNTGHPGGLATIHANSAMEGLTRLEDLIGEVTQRIPYRAITQAINLVIHIARAPAGRRVQEVARVTGREGDAYVLEACVEG from the coding sequence ATGTCGCAGCACCATCCCGTCGTAACCGACCGCAAGGTCGCGGCCCTGCGCCAGGCGATGGGTCCGGTCATCGCCGGCGCCCTTGCCGAGCGCCTGGTCGTCGAGGTGATGGTCAATCCCGACGGCAAGATCTGGGTGGACCGGATCGGGGAGGGGAGGTCGTGGACCGGCGAACACCTTGCCGCGGCTGACGCCGACCGCATCCTGCGCCTGCTGGCCGACCACGCCGGCGAGGTGGTCACCCGTGATCACCCTAGGGTCAGCGCGACCTTGCCGCTGACCGGGGAACGCTTCCAGGGCGCTTTCATGCCCGTGGTCTCCAGCCCGGCCTTCGCGATCCGCAAACGGCCGGAGGTGGTGTTTACCCTCGACGAGTATGTCGCCGGCGGGATGATGACCGAAGGTCAGGCGGCGATCATCCGAGCGGCGGCTGTCGCGCGGCAGAACATGCTGATCGTCGGCGGCACTGGATCGGGCAAGACGACCTTGGCCAACGCCATCCTGGCCGAGCCCGCCTTCGCCGAGGATCGGGTGGTGCTGATCGAGGATACCGCCGAGCTGCAATGCTCAGCCGCGGACCAGATCCAGATGCTGACCAAACGCACGGAGCCGCAGGTCACCATGACCGACCTGGTCCGCGATACGCTGCGGCTGAGGCCCGACCGGATCATTATCGGCGAGGTGCGCGATGGCTCGGCGCTGGATCTTCTGAAGGCGTGGAATACGGGCCATCCCGGCGGTCTGGCGACCATTCATGCCAATAGCGCCATGGAGGGTCTGACGCGGCTTGAGGATTTGATCGGGGAGGTGACCCAGCGGATTCCCTATCGGGCGATCACCCAGGCGATCAACCTGGTGATCCATATCGCCCGCGCGCCAGCCGGACGGCGGGTCCAGGAGGTCGCCCGCGTGACCGGCCGCGAGGGTGACGCCTATGTCCTGGAGGCGTGTGTCGAGGGGTAG
- a CDS encoding XRE family transcriptional regulator yields the protein MPAAHRPSIATRRALRKLGEDIGNARRRRQLTMEILAERAFTTRQTLQKVEAGDPMVAMGIYAAVLQALGLLDGLGDLAAPGQDEVGLSLADEALPKRVRLRVRSTPHA from the coding sequence ATGCCCGCCGCGCACCGTCCTTCTATTGCTACTCGCCGTGCGCTGCGCAAGCTGGGCGAGGATATCGGCAATGCGCGTCGCCGTCGCCAGCTGACCATGGAGATCCTGGCAGAGCGGGCGTTTACGACGCGCCAGACCCTGCAGAAGGTCGAGGCGGGCGATCCGATGGTGGCCATGGGCATCTATGCGGCCGTGCTGCAGGCGCTGGGCCTGCTCGACGGCCTTGGCGATCTTGCCGCGCCGGGCCAGGACGAGGTTGGACTGTCCTTGGCCGACGAGGCGCTGCCAAAGCGGGTGCGCCTGCGGGTTCGGAGCACGCCCCATGCCTGA
- a CDS encoding type II toxin-antitoxin system HipA family toxin, whose translation MPDIEVHIDRPGGVQRVGTLHRQARRGGEAVAFEYHPDWLADPDRFSLEPALTLNRGAFAPAAGVAMFGSLGDSAPDTWGRRLMQRAERRRAEREGSAVRTLAEADYLIGVADVSRLGALRFRYAGGEAFEAPTAQGVPGLVELGRLMAVTDRILRDEETDADLQMIFAPGSSLGGARPKASVIDQHGRLSIAKFPKPDDDYSVERWESVALTLAGMAGVRVAAHELIEVAGQAILLSRRFDREGEGRIPFLSALSMMGLKDGERGSYPELVDVLVQTGAQAQRDAVELYRRMVLNVLISNVDDHLRNHGFLWLGQGGWTLSPAYDLNPTPVDVKARILTTTIDLDDGTCDLALVLSVAGLFSLNDAEARDIVRQVAQITRGWRDVAAAAGARPAEIRRMESAFEHDDLVKALAL comes from the coding sequence ATGCCTGACATCGAGGTCCATATCGATCGGCCGGGCGGCGTCCAGCGCGTCGGAACCCTTCACCGGCAGGCCCGGCGCGGCGGCGAGGCTGTGGCTTTCGAATACCATCCCGACTGGCTGGCCGATCCAGACCGGTTCTCGCTGGAGCCTGCGCTTACCCTGAACCGCGGCGCCTTTGCGCCAGCGGCGGGCGTGGCCATGTTCGGATCGCTGGGCGACTCGGCGCCCGACACCTGGGGTCGGCGGCTGATGCAGCGCGCCGAGCGGCGCCGGGCCGAGCGCGAGGGTAGCGCGGTCCGCACCTTGGCGGAGGCCGACTATCTGATCGGGGTCGCCGATGTGTCGCGTCTGGGAGCCCTGCGCTTTCGCTATGCCGGCGGTGAAGCGTTCGAGGCGCCGACGGCCCAGGGTGTTCCCGGCCTGGTCGAGCTTGGCCGCCTGATGGCGGTGACCGACCGGATCCTGCGCGATGAGGAGACCGATGCGGATCTGCAGATGATCTTCGCACCGGGCTCTTCGCTCGGCGGGGCCCGGCCCAAGGCCTCGGTGATCGACCAGCACGGCCGGTTGTCGATTGCCAAGTTCCCGAAGCCGGACGACGACTACAGCGTCGAGCGCTGGGAATCGGTGGCCCTGACCCTGGCCGGGATGGCCGGCGTCCGGGTGGCCGCCCATGAGCTGATCGAGGTGGCCGGCCAGGCGATCCTGCTATCGCGGCGGTTCGACCGGGAGGGAGAGGGACGCATCCCGTTCCTGTCGGCGCTGTCGATGATGGGCCTGAAGGATGGAGAGCGGGGAAGCTATCCCGAGCTGGTCGATGTGCTGGTGCAGACCGGCGCCCAGGCGCAGCGCGACGCCGTCGAGCTCTATCGGCGGATGGTGCTCAACGTACTGATCTCCAATGTCGACGATCATCTGCGTAACCACGGCTTCCTGTGGCTGGGACAGGGCGGTTGGACGCTGTCGCCGGCCTACGATCTCAACCCGACGCCGGTGGACGTGAAGGCGCGCATCCTGACCACGACCATCGATCTTGATGACGGCACCTGTGACCTGGCCCTGGTGCTGTCGGTGGCTGGGTTGTTCTCGCTCAACGACGCCGAGGCCCGGGATATCGTCCGCCAGGTGGCCCAGATCACCCGAGGTTGGCGGGACGTGGCCGCCGCGGCCGGCGCCCGGCCGGCGGAGATCCGGCGCATGGAGAGTGCGTTTGAGCATGACGATCTGGTCAAGGCGCTGGCGCTTTAG
- a CDS encoding LysR substrate-binding domain-containing protein: MLSLMPPGGAAQPFRGLGDSFPRWTAEKRATLVIGLGCSLNWGFPRTLISAFKAGHPEVDLVLVDQDDDRLTTELDRRRLDLVLGLQGLGQTRWRSQSLWQERLMVLLSEHHPLTMDTEVSAAALRQEQVLVTSDDARSKAMEGAVRHALGGPPALTMPCAVQRDTLLDMVGLGFGVTFTGAHALGAFYPGVCARHLDSKRDLLSYFAFWSPENSKPALRDFLAMANAPGAA; this comes from the coding sequence ATGCTGTCGCTTATGCCCCCCGGAGGGGCGGCTCAACCTTTCCGGGGCTTGGGTGATTCCTTCCCAAGGTGGACGGCCGAAAAGCGCGCGACACTGGTGATTGGTTTGGGATGCTCGCTCAACTGGGGCTTTCCGCGGACCCTGATCAGCGCGTTCAAGGCTGGCCATCCGGAGGTCGATCTGGTGCTTGTTGACCAGGACGACGATCGGCTCACCACTGAGCTCGACAGGCGCCGGCTTGACCTTGTCCTTGGTCTGCAAGGCCTTGGGCAGACACGGTGGCGGTCACAATCCCTGTGGCAGGAACGCCTGATGGTCTTGCTGTCGGAACACCACCCCTTGACGATGGATACCGAGGTCAGCGCCGCGGCCCTTAGACAGGAACAGGTTTTGGTGACGAGCGATGACGCGCGCAGCAAGGCCATGGAAGGCGCGGTGCGTCATGCCTTGGGCGGCCCGCCTGCCCTAACCATGCCCTGCGCGGTCCAGCGCGACACCCTGCTCGACATGGTCGGATTGGGGTTCGGCGTCACCTTTACCGGCGCCCACGCGCTGGGCGCTTTCTATCCCGGGGTTTGCGCACGACACCTGGACAGTAAGCGGGACCTCCTCTCGTACTTCGCCTTCTGGTCGCCCGAAAATAGCAAACCTGCTCTGCGGGATTTCCTGGCGATGGCGAACGCGCCCGGCGCCGCCTGA
- the kdpA gene encoding potassium-transporting ATPase subunit KdpA, with translation MNVQGWAEIALTIFLTVALAWPLGAYVARVWAGERTWLDPVLKPVERLIYAGCGVKREKGQNWVAYALSFLAFSAASFLVLYLILRYQNFLPLNPQGFAGMSPHLAFNTSISFVTNTNWQSYVPEVTVSTFSQMAGLTTQNFMSAAAGMAVAAAMARAFMANRAEGLGSFWVDLSRNALYVLLPIALVVGVALVALGVPQSLDANVTAQTLEGGKQTIALYPVASQEVIKQLGVNGGGIFNANSAHPFENPNAITNLIQILAMNSLALACVFAFGRMVLARKEARALVVVMTILLASAGSIVYWAETQPAPALVAANADASVNMEGKEVRFGAPSTAAWVAATTGASDGGVNAMHDSLMPLGGGVALFLMQLGEIIPGGNGSGLYGMIVMALIAVFVAGLMVGRTPEYLGKKVEAKEIKFAMLAVLILPLSILGFTAVALVLPAGLAGLLNHGPHGLSEILYAYTSATANNGSAFAGLTANTPWYNTTLGIAMLLGRFAYAIPVIAIAGSLAAKPKLGATTGTFPTDGPLFIGLLIGVILIMGGLQFFPALALGPIVEHFQVLQAVAAH, from the coding sequence ATGAACGTTCAGGGCTGGGCGGAGATCGCCCTCACCATCTTCCTGACGGTGGCGCTTGCCTGGCCGCTCGGCGCCTACGTCGCCCGTGTCTGGGCCGGCGAGCGCACCTGGCTGGACCCCGTCCTCAAGCCGGTGGAGCGGCTGATCTACGCTGGCTGTGGCGTGAAACGCGAGAAGGGCCAGAATTGGGTGGCCTACGCCTTGAGCTTCCTGGCATTCAGCGCCGCGAGCTTCCTCGTGCTCTACTTGATTCTCCGGTATCAGAACTTCCTGCCACTGAACCCGCAGGGGTTCGCCGGCATGTCGCCGCACCTGGCGTTCAACACCTCGATCAGCTTCGTCACCAACACCAACTGGCAGTCCTACGTGCCGGAGGTGACGGTTTCGACCTTCTCGCAGATGGCCGGTCTGACCACGCAGAACTTCATGTCGGCCGCCGCCGGCATGGCTGTCGCTGCGGCGATGGCGCGGGCCTTCATGGCCAACCGGGCCGAGGGCCTGGGGTCTTTCTGGGTCGATCTGTCCCGTAACGCCCTCTACGTCCTGCTGCCGATCGCGCTGGTGGTCGGCGTGGCGCTGGTCGCGTTGGGCGTGCCTCAGAGCCTCGATGCGAACGTGACGGCGCAGACGCTGGAGGGCGGTAAGCAGACGATCGCGCTCTATCCCGTCGCCAGCCAGGAGGTCATCAAGCAGCTAGGCGTCAACGGCGGCGGCATCTTCAACGCCAACTCGGCGCACCCGTTCGAGAACCCGAACGCCATCACCAACCTGATCCAGATCCTGGCGATGAACAGCCTGGCGCTGGCCTGCGTCTTCGCCTTCGGCCGGATGGTGCTGGCCCGGAAGGAAGCTCGCGCCCTGGTGGTCGTCATGACCATCCTGCTGGCGTCGGCGGGCAGCATTGTCTACTGGGCGGAGACCCAACCCGCGCCAGCGCTTGTCGCCGCCAATGCGGACGCCAGCGTCAACATGGAAGGCAAGGAGGTTCGCTTCGGTGCGCCTTCCACGGCGGCCTGGGTCGCTGCGACCACGGGCGCCTCCGACGGCGGCGTGAACGCCATGCACGACAGCCTGATGCCGCTGGGCGGCGGCGTGGCGCTGTTCCTGATGCAACTGGGCGAGATCATCCCCGGCGGCAACGGGTCCGGCCTCTACGGCATGATCGTCATGGCGTTGATTGCCGTGTTCGTGGCGGGCCTGATGGTTGGCCGCACGCCCGAGTACCTGGGCAAGAAGGTCGAGGCCAAGGAAATTAAGTTCGCCATGCTGGCGGTGCTGATCCTGCCGCTGTCGATCCTTGGGTTTACCGCCGTGGCGCTGGTCCTGCCCGCAGGGCTGGCCGGGCTATTGAACCACGGACCCCACGGCCTTTCGGAGATCCTCTACGCCTACACCTCGGCGACAGCGAACAACGGCTCGGCCTTCGCCGGCCTGACCGCCAACACGCCCTGGTACAACACCACCTTGGGCATTGCGATGCTGCTTGGCAGATTCGCCTACGCCATTCCGGTCATCGCGATCGCCGGCTCGCTGGCGGCCAAACCGAAACTGGGCGCCACGACCGGCACCTTCCCGACTGACGGCCCCCTGTTTATCGGCCTTCTGATCGGCGTGATCCTGATCATGGGCGGCTTGCAGTTCTTTCCCGCCCTCGCCCTCGGCCCGATCGTGGAGCACTTCCAAGTGCTCCAAGCGGTCGCGGCTCATTGA
- the kdpB gene encoding potassium-transporting ATPase subunit KdpB, whose protein sequence is MLVRALRDAFVKLNPRKLLGNPVIFATEIVAVLATVSTALAVKDGGDWGFALQIALWLWATVLFANFAESIAEGRGKAAADSLRATRVTTKAKLLVDPGRGTIVLTPAHELSVGDIVLVEAGDVIPSDGEIVEGIASVNEAAITGESAPVIRESGGDRSAVTGGTTVVSDWIKIRITSAAGNTFLDRMIAMVEGADRRKTPNEVALAVLLAGLTLIFLIATVTLLGLGAYSGVKLDPMILGALFICLIPTTIGGLLSAVGIAGMDRLLKVNVLATSGRAVEAAGDVDTLLLDKTGTITFGNRMATEVIAVPGVRPEMMLRATLLASLGDETPEGRSIVELARTQGMALEAPRGAKIIPFSATTRQSGLEADGHTWRKGAVDAVLKDSGLTVQQAPAEFNAAVDRIARSGGTPLAVSENGILFGVIHLKDVVKPNVKERFADLRRMGLRTVMITGDNPVTAAAIASEAGVDDFLAEATPEDKLRLIREEQGKGRLVAMCGDGANDAPALAQSDVGVAMQTGAQAAREAGNMVDLDSDPTKVIEIVEVGKQMLITRGALTTFSIANDVAKYFAIIPALFVVSLPALGAMNIMGLANPKSAILSAVIFNALVIVVLIPLALKGVKYRAIGAGKLLQRNLLIYGLGGIIAPFIGIKLIDMIISGLGLV, encoded by the coding sequence ATGCTGGTCCGAGCCCTACGCGACGCCTTCGTGAAGCTCAACCCGCGCAAGCTTCTGGGCAATCCGGTCATCTTCGCGACCGAGATCGTCGCGGTGCTCGCCACCGTCTCGACGGCGCTGGCGGTCAAGGATGGCGGAGACTGGGGTTTCGCCCTGCAGATCGCCTTGTGGCTCTGGGCTACCGTCCTGTTCGCCAACTTCGCCGAAAGCATCGCCGAAGGCCGCGGCAAGGCCGCCGCCGACAGCCTGCGCGCAACGCGGGTGACGACCAAGGCCAAGCTGCTGGTGGATCCAGGCAGAGGGACGATCGTTCTGACGCCGGCCCATGAGCTGTCCGTCGGCGATATCGTGCTGGTCGAAGCGGGCGACGTCATCCCATCAGACGGGGAAATCGTCGAAGGTATCGCTTCGGTGAACGAGGCCGCCATCACCGGCGAAAGCGCGCCTGTCATCCGCGAAAGCGGCGGAGACCGTTCGGCCGTGACCGGCGGGACAACCGTTGTTTCCGACTGGATCAAGATCCGCATCACCTCTGCGGCTGGCAACACCTTCCTGGATCGTATGATCGCGATGGTAGAAGGCGCCGACAGGCGCAAGACGCCTAACGAAGTCGCCCTGGCAGTGCTGCTCGCTGGCCTGACCCTGATCTTCCTCATCGCCACCGTCACCCTCTTGGGGCTGGGCGCCTATTCCGGCGTGAAGCTTGACCCGATGATCCTGGGCGCGCTGTTCATCTGCCTGATCCCCACCACCATCGGCGGCCTGTTGTCCGCGGTTGGCATCGCCGGCATGGATCGGCTACTGAAGGTCAACGTCTTGGCCACCTCCGGACGGGCCGTTGAGGCCGCTGGCGACGTCGATACCCTTCTGCTCGACAAGACCGGCACCATCACCTTCGGCAACCGCATGGCCACCGAAGTGATCGCCGTGCCGGGCGTGCGCCCCGAGATGATGCTCCGCGCCACCCTGCTGGCCTCGCTTGGCGACGAAACGCCTGAGGGCCGTTCGATCGTCGAACTGGCCCGCACTCAGGGTATGGCGCTGGAAGCCCCGCGCGGCGCCAAGATCATCCCGTTCAGCGCCACGACCCGTCAGTCCGGCCTGGAAGCCGATGGCCACACCTGGCGCAAGGGTGCGGTTGACGCGGTGCTGAAAGATTCCGGCCTGACCGTTCAGCAGGCTCCGGCGGAGTTCAACGCCGCGGTTGACCGCATCGCGCGCTCCGGCGGCACCCCGCTCGCCGTGTCTGAAAACGGCATCCTGTTTGGTGTCATCCACCTCAAGGACGTCGTGAAGCCTAACGTGAAAGAGCGCTTCGCTGACCTGCGCCGCATGGGCCTGCGCACGGTGATGATCACCGGGGACAACCCTGTCACCGCCGCCGCTATCGCCTCCGAGGCCGGCGTGGACGATTTCCTCGCCGAAGCGACGCCGGAGGACAAGCTGCGCCTGATCCGCGAGGAGCAAGGCAAGGGCCGTCTGGTCGCCATGTGCGGCGACGGCGCCAATGACGCGCCGGCCCTGGCTCAATCTGACGTGGGCGTCGCCATGCAGACCGGAGCCCAGGCCGCCCGCGAGGCCGGCAACATGGTGGATCTCGACTCTGACCCCACCAAGGTCATCGAGATCGTCGAGGTCGGCAAACAGATGCTGATCACGCGCGGCGCCTTGACCACCTTCTCCATCGCCAACGATGTCGCCAAGTATTTCGCCATCATCCCGGCCCTGTTCGTGGTCAGCCTGCCGGCGCTGGGCGCCATGAACATCATGGGGCTCGCCAACCCGAAGAGCGCGATCCTGTCGGCGGTGATCTTCAACGCCCTGGTGATCGTCGTTCTGATCCCGCTCGCCCTCAAGGGCGTGAAGTACCGGGCGATCGGCGCCGGTAAGCTGCTGCAGCGCAACCTGCTGATCTACGGGCTCGGCGGGATCATCGCTCCCTTTATCGGCATCAAGCTCATCGACATGATCATCTCAGGATTGGGCCTGGTCTGA